CGACAAGCCCGATGAGCTGCGCGTCGACCTCGACCCGCAGCCCGGCACCGACTTCGCCGACGCGGCCCGGGTCGCCGGGCTGGCCCGGGAGGTGCTCGCCGAGGCGGGGCTCACGGGTTACCCCAAGACCTCCGGCGGGCGCGGCGTCCACATCTATGTCCGCATCCGGCCGGAGTGGAGCTTCGTCGACGCCCGGCACGCGGTGATCGCCTTCGCCCGTGCGCTGGAGCGGCGCGACCCCGACCGCATCACCACCTCCTGGTGGAAGGAGGAGCGCGGCGAGAAGGTCTTCATCGACTACAACCAGATGGCCCGGGACCGGACCATCGCCGGTGCCTACTCGCTGCGCGCCAACCAGCGTGCCACCGTCAGCACCCCGGTCACCTGGGACGAGCTGACCCAGGTGGAGCCCGACGACTTCGACCTGCGCACGGTGCCGGCGCGCCTGGCCACCGTCGGCGATCCCTTCGCGACGATGGACGACGACCCGCACGACCTCACCACCCTGCTGGAGTGGTACGAGCGGGATCAGCGCGACCACGACCTCGGCGACCTGCCCTACCCCCCGGAGTACCCGAAGATGCCCGGCGAACCCATGCGGGTCCAGCCGAGCAAGGCCCGCAACCCGGAGTAGGACCGGCCGTTGACGGCCGGTCCACGTCACTTCGCCGGGCAGGTGAGCCCGGCCTCGGGCACCTTCAGGCTGATCAGGTAACCGTTGACCGCGTTGCTGATGCAGCGCGTCTCGGGGTAAGCGGTGTGCCCCTCACCCTCCCAGGTGAGCACCGTGCCGACACCGAGCATCTCGGCGAGCGTCGCGGTCTGCTCGTAGGGCGTGGCCGGGTCGCCTTTGGTGCCGACGACCACGATC
This portion of the Allocatelliglobosispora scoriae genome encodes:
- the ligD gene encoding non-homologous end-joining DNA ligase; the encoded protein is MATSKGETFDVGNRSVRLSSPDKVYFPQAGYTKRDVFEYYLAVMEPMLRAMRDRPTMLQRFPDGLDGETFYQKRAPVKGIPDWLATTKIMFPSGRTAEALCVREGAHIAWAAQMGAIVFHPWPVRADDTDKPDELRVDLDPQPGTDFADAARVAGLAREVLAEAGLTGYPKTSGGRGVHIYVRIRPEWSFVDARHAVIAFARALERRDPDRITTSWWKEERGEKVFIDYNQMARDRTIAGAYSLRANQRATVSTPVTWDELTQVEPDDFDLRTVPARLATVGDPFATMDDDPHDLTTLLEWYERDQRDHDLGDLPYPPEYPKMPGEPMRVQPSKARNPE